A single region of the Salvia miltiorrhiza cultivar Shanhuang (shh) chromosome 8, IMPLAD_Smil_shh, whole genome shotgun sequence genome encodes:
- the LOC130998620 gene encoding uncharacterized protein LOC130998620: protein MMVDLIGNQQFLQSNVQQLQQSQAEQKVQIEGLSRQMSQLATSMNQLKGNNGALPSQVHVNPKENVNKITLRSGTELDGPTPQSSQDGLQADYGVEFRVEEFERSGGTTDPVIQQAEQPCLAKQNKGSTVATSVPFPGRLARKKPEEELIDFVKIFGKLEVNLPFLQALKIPPFGKFVKDFIAGKSKATGKIVMGENVSATLKKELPAKCKDPGMFSLPIYIGDTRIEHAMCDLGASINVMPLTVYNRLSGVELVDTRVVIQLADRSCVYLEGLLENVLVSVNNFVYPADFYVVRMSGVQSEGSTGVLLGRPFLRTAKSIIDVSNGTICLDYHGEKYTFSMDDAMKTPNDAENAYSIDVIDPLVQEFLETEFMQDKLELTMIKSWTDFDAQGMNDAEVKEAIMSLYAQPEVVSLGSQFCLPKQTSYDRPLRSDEKPPELELKPLPLNLKYVYLGDADTLPVIISSDLTASQEQQLITVLKRNKKAIGGHWRTTLV, encoded by the exons atgatggtGGATTTGATTGGTAACCAACAGTTTCTGCAAAGTAATGTGCAACAGCTTCAACAATCTcaagccgagcagaaggtgcaAATCGAAGGACTATCCCGTCAGATGTCTCAGCTCGCCACATCCATGAATCAACTTAAGGGAAATAATGGAGCCTTACCATCTCAAGTTCATGTGAATCCCAAGGAGAATGTCAATAAGATCACCTTGAGGAGCGGTACAGAGTTGGACGGACCGACACCCCAGAGCTCTCAAGATGGTTTGCAGGCAGATTATGGAGTTGAGTTTCGTGTGGAAGAATTCGAGCGTTCTGGTGGCACGACGGATCCAGTCATTCAGCAGGCAGAACAGccctgtttggccaaacagaacaAGGGGTCGACA GTTGCAACATCAGTTCCCTTTCCAGGAAGATTGGCGAGGAAGAAGCCGGAAGAGGAACTCATTGATTTTGTGAAGATCTTTGGCAAACTTGAAGTGAATCTTCCATTCTTGCAAGCACTGAAAATTCCTCCTTTTGGGAAATTTGTGAAGGACTTCATAGCTGGAAAGTCCAAGGCAactggaaagattgtgatgggcgagaacgtttCAGCCACACTCAAGAAGGAGTTACCAGCCAAGTGCAAAGATCCTGGTATGTTTTCTCTTCCCATTTACATTGGTGATACTAGGATCGAGCATGCCATGTGTGACTTAGGAGCGTCTATCAATGTTATGCCTCTCACTGTTTATAATAGATTGTCGGGTGTAGAATTGGTAGATACTAGAGTGGTCATTCAGTTAGCCGATAGGTCTTGTGTTTATCTCGAGGGTTTGCTCGAGAATGTTCTTGTGAGtgtgaataattttgtttatcctgccgATTTCTATGTGGTGAGGATGAGTGGAGTGCAATCTGAAGGTTCAACGGGAGTCCTTTTAGGCCGTCCGTTCCTAAGAACTGCAAAGTCAATCATAGATGTTAGTAATGGCACGATTTGTCTGGATTATCATGGGGAGAAATACACTTTTAGTATGGATGATGCCATGAAAACTCCTAATGATGCTGAAAATGCTTATTCTATTGATGTGATTGACCCTCTCGTCCAAGAATTTCTTGAGACCGAATTCATGCAGGATAAGTTGGAGCTCACCATGATCAAGAGCTGGACAGATTTTGATGCTCAAGGGATGAACGATGCAGAGGTCAAGGAGGCCATCATGTCTCTTTATGCACAACCGGAGGTGGTCAGTTTGGGAAGccagttctgtttgcccaaacagacatCGTACGATAGACCACTGAGATCCGATGAGAAGCCGCCTGAACTGGAGCTCAAACCTCTACCTCTGAATCTGAAGTATGTTTACTTGGGGGATGCTGATACTCTTCCAGTCATCATTAGCAGCGACTTGACCGCAAGCCAGGAGCAGCAGTTGATCACCGTGCTTAAAAGGAACAAGAAGGCTATTGGTGGACATTGGCGGACAACACTGGTATAA